From Lagenorhynchus albirostris chromosome 10, mLagAlb1.1, whole genome shotgun sequence, the proteins below share one genomic window:
- the SNRNP48 gene encoding U11/U12 small nuclear ribonucleoprotein 48 kDa protein isoform X1 has translation MDGDPPPVEERRRLREELSEFVESCCRTLEEVTASLGWSLDRLDPGEEEAAEDEVAICPYDSNHRMPKSSLAKHMVSCRLRKLGYTKEEEGKMYNSDFFYENAKIPSVTLNKDSQFQIIKQARDAVGNDGDYYNQRMYSSLPVEVPLNHKRFVCDLTQADRLALYDFVIEETKKKRSDSQIIENDSDLFVDLAAKVNQDNSRKSPKSYLEILAEVRDYKRRRQSYRAKNVHITKKSYTEVIRDVINVHMEELGSQWQEEQENAEDDAEKNEERRSASVDSRQSGGSYLDAECSRHRRDRSRSPHKRKRNKEKDKHWDSRRRKERDGERHHSHKRRKQKI, from the exons ATGGATGGCGATCCTCCACCGGTGGAGGAGCGGCGGCGGCTGCGGGAGGAGCTGAGCGAGTTCGTGGAGAGCTGCTGCCGGACGCTGGAGGAGGTGACGGCGTCGCTGGGCTGGAGCCTGGACCGGCTGGACCCCGGGGAGGAGGAGGCGGCCGAG GATGAAGTTGCCATATGCCCTTATGATTCCAATCATCGCATGCCTAAGTCGTCTCTAGCAAAGCACATGGTATCTTGTAGATTGAGGAAACTGGGCTATACCAAAGAAGAAGAG gGTAAAATGTATAATTCTGACTTTTTCTATGAGAATGCGAAGATACCTTCAGTTACCTTGA ATAAGGACTCACAATTCCAGATAATTAAACAAGCTAGAGATGCAGTTGGAAATGATGGTGATTATTATAATCAAA GGATGTATTCTTCATTGCCTGTTGAAGTTCCTCTGAATCACAAACGGTTTGTTTGTGATCTAACCCAAGCCGATCGTCTTGCCCTCTATGATTTTGTAATtgaggagacaaagaaaaaacGGTCAGATTCTCAAATTATTGAAAATGACAGCGATCTCTTTGTAGACTTGGCTGCCAAAGTCAATCAAG aTAATAGTCGGAAAAGTCCAAAATCTTACCTTGAAATCCTGGCAGAAGTGAGAGATTATAAAAGAAGACGCCAGTCCTATAGAGCTAAGAATGTTCACATAACCAAGAAGTCATATACTGAG GTGATTCGGGATGTGATCAACGTGCACATGGAGGAACTCGGCAGCCAGTGGCAGGAGGAGCAGGAGAATGCAGAGGATGATGCGGAGAA GAATGAAGAAAGGCGGTCGGCTTCAGTAGACTCACGGCAGTCTGGGGGAAGCTATCTGGATGCGGAGTGTTCACGACATAGAAGGGATCGGAGTAGGAGCCCGCATAAAcg